The following proteins come from a genomic window of Caloenas nicobarica isolate bCalNic1 chromosome 24, bCalNic1.hap1, whole genome shotgun sequence:
- the FBXL20 gene encoding F-box/LRR-repeat protein 20 isoform X1 yields the protein MRREMNGVTKSRFEMFSNNDEAVINKKLPKELLLRIFSFLDVVTLCRCAQVSRAWNVLALDGSNWQRIDLFDFQRDIEGRVVENISKRCGGFLRKLSLRGCLGVGDNALRTFAQNCRNIEVLNLNGCTKITDATCTSLSKFCSKLRHLDLASCTSITNLSLKALSEGCPLLEQLNISWCDQVTKDGVQALVRGCGGLRALFLKGCTQLEDEALKYIGAHCPELVTLNLQTCLQITDDGLITICRGCHKLQSLCASGCSNITDAILNALGQNCPRLRILEVARCSQLTDVGFTTLARNCHELEKMDLEECVQITDSTLIQLSIHCPRLQVLSLSHCELITDDGIRHLGNGACAHDRLEVIELDNCPLITDASLEHLKSCHSLERIELYDCQQITRAGIKRLRTHLPNIKVHAYFAPVTPPPSVGGSRQRFCRCCIIL from the exons atGCGGAGGGAGATGAACGGGGTCACTAAGAGCCGCTTTGAG ATGTTCTCAAACAATGACGAAGCTGTGATCAACAAAAAACTTccaaaggagctgctgcttcg aattttctctttcctggaTGTGGTGACTCTGTGTCGTTGTGCCCAAGTTTCCAGG GCATGGAATGTTCTGGCCCTGGATGGCAGTAACTGGCAGCGAATTGACCTGTTTGATTTCCAGAGGGATATTGAG GGCCGAGTAGTTGAGAACATTTCCAAGCGATGTGGGGGTTTCCTGCGGAAGCTGAGCCTGCGTGGCTGCCTGGGAGTGGGAGACAACGCGTTGAG GACGTTTGCACAGAACTGCAGGAATATTGAAGTGTTGAACCTAAATGGCTGTACCAAGATCACAGACGC GACGTGTACCAGCCTCAGTAAGTTCTGCTCGAAACTCCGGCACCTCGATCTGGCTTCCTGCACCTCCATAACCAACCTGTCGCTGAAGGCGCTGAG CGAGGGGTGTCCACTGCTGGAACAGCTCAACATCTCCTGGTGCGACCAAGTGACCAAGGATGGCGTCCAGGCCCTGGTGAGGGGCTGCGGGGGACTGCGAGCGCTGTTCCTGAAGGGCTGCACGCAG cttgaGGATGAAGCTCTGAAATACATTGGTGCACATTGTCCCGAACTGGTGACTTTAAACCTTCAAACGTGCTTA CAAATAACAGATGATGGTCTCATTACAATATGCAGAGGATGCCACAAGTTGCAATCCTTGTGTGCTTCAGGCTGCTCTAACATTACAGATGCCATCCTGAACGCGCTGGGCCAGAACTGCCCCCGCCTCAG AATATTAGAAGTCGCGAGGTGTTCCCAACTAACAGACGTGGGCTTTACCACTCTAGCCAGG AACTGCCACGAGCTTGAAAAAATGGACCTGGAAGAGTGTGTCCAG ATAACAGACAGTACACTAATCCAGCTTTCCATACACTGTCCGCGGCTTCAGGTTCTG AGTTTGTCCCACTGCGAGTTGATCACGGACGACGGGATCCGGCACTTGGGAAACGGCGCCTGCGCCCACGACCGCTTGGAAGTGATCGAGCTGGACAACTGCCCCCTGATCACCGACGCCTCCCTGGAGCACCTGAAGAGCTGCCACAGCCTGGAGAGGATAGAACTGTACGACTGTCAGCAAATCACGCGGGCAGGGATCAAGAGACTCAgg acCCATTTACCCAACATCAAAGTCCACGCGTACTTCGCGCCGGTGACTCCCCCTCCGTCGGTCGGGGGCAGCCGACAACGCTTCTGCAGATGCTGCATCATCCTATGA
- the FBXL20 gene encoding F-box/LRR-repeat protein 20 isoform X2 — protein MGTATCGMFSNNDEAVINKKLPKELLLRIFSFLDVVTLCRCAQVSRAWNVLALDGSNWQRIDLFDFQRDIEGRVVENISKRCGGFLRKLSLRGCLGVGDNALRTFAQNCRNIEVLNLNGCTKITDATCTSLSKFCSKLRHLDLASCTSITNLSLKALSEGCPLLEQLNISWCDQVTKDGVQALVRGCGGLRALFLKGCTQLEDEALKYIGAHCPELVTLNLQTCLQITDDGLITICRGCHKLQSLCASGCSNITDAILNALGQNCPRLRILEVARCSQLTDVGFTTLARNCHELEKMDLEECVQITDSTLIQLSIHCPRLQVLSLSHCELITDDGIRHLGNGACAHDRLEVIELDNCPLITDASLEHLKSCHSLERIELYDCQQITRAGIKRLRTHLPNIKVHAYFAPVTPPPSVGGSRQRFCRCCIIL, from the exons ATGGGGACGGCGACCTGTGGG ATGTTCTCAAACAATGACGAAGCTGTGATCAACAAAAAACTTccaaaggagctgctgcttcg aattttctctttcctggaTGTGGTGACTCTGTGTCGTTGTGCCCAAGTTTCCAGG GCATGGAATGTTCTGGCCCTGGATGGCAGTAACTGGCAGCGAATTGACCTGTTTGATTTCCAGAGGGATATTGAG GGCCGAGTAGTTGAGAACATTTCCAAGCGATGTGGGGGTTTCCTGCGGAAGCTGAGCCTGCGTGGCTGCCTGGGAGTGGGAGACAACGCGTTGAG GACGTTTGCACAGAACTGCAGGAATATTGAAGTGTTGAACCTAAATGGCTGTACCAAGATCACAGACGC GACGTGTACCAGCCTCAGTAAGTTCTGCTCGAAACTCCGGCACCTCGATCTGGCTTCCTGCACCTCCATAACCAACCTGTCGCTGAAGGCGCTGAG CGAGGGGTGTCCACTGCTGGAACAGCTCAACATCTCCTGGTGCGACCAAGTGACCAAGGATGGCGTCCAGGCCCTGGTGAGGGGCTGCGGGGGACTGCGAGCGCTGTTCCTGAAGGGCTGCACGCAG cttgaGGATGAAGCTCTGAAATACATTGGTGCACATTGTCCCGAACTGGTGACTTTAAACCTTCAAACGTGCTTA CAAATAACAGATGATGGTCTCATTACAATATGCAGAGGATGCCACAAGTTGCAATCCTTGTGTGCTTCAGGCTGCTCTAACATTACAGATGCCATCCTGAACGCGCTGGGCCAGAACTGCCCCCGCCTCAG AATATTAGAAGTCGCGAGGTGTTCCCAACTAACAGACGTGGGCTTTACCACTCTAGCCAGG AACTGCCACGAGCTTGAAAAAATGGACCTGGAAGAGTGTGTCCAG ATAACAGACAGTACACTAATCCAGCTTTCCATACACTGTCCGCGGCTTCAGGTTCTG AGTTTGTCCCACTGCGAGTTGATCACGGACGACGGGATCCGGCACTTGGGAAACGGCGCCTGCGCCCACGACCGCTTGGAAGTGATCGAGCTGGACAACTGCCCCCTGATCACCGACGCCTCCCTGGAGCACCTGAAGAGCTGCCACAGCCTGGAGAGGATAGAACTGTACGACTGTCAGCAAATCACGCGGGCAGGGATCAAGAGACTCAgg acCCATTTACCCAACATCAAAGTCCACGCGTACTTCGCGCCGGTGACTCCCCCTCCGTCGGTCGGGGGCAGCCGACAACGCTTCTGCAGATGCTGCATCATCCTATGA